A window of the Amycolatopsis solani genome harbors these coding sequences:
- the boxB gene encoding benzoyl-CoA 2,3-epoxidase subunit BoxB, with translation MPEKIDYDAKIPNNVNLSEDRRLQRALEGWQPKFMHWWGEMGPTLETQGVYLRTAVSVGREGWAHFDHVNVPDYRWGIFLAERDPDRRIAFGEHQGEPVWQQVPGEYRADLQRLIVIQGDTEPASVEQQKLLGLTAPSLYDLRNLFQVNVEEGRHLWAMVYLLHAYFGREGRDEAEGLLLRNSGSPDAPRILGAFNEETADWLAFYMFTYFTDRDGKYQLGTLKESSFDPLSRTCEFMLKEEAHHMMVGTTGVDRVVIRSAELIREHDTLDIGPHGGIPLDLIQRYINFHYTVSLDLFGSETSTNAANYYTAGLKGRWQETRRRDDHKLTGDARTLERPGGDGTWTTEEMQAILLLNLDLRTEYVADCQTGVKRWNKILSDAGIDHTFRLPHPGFNREVGINSGHHVTPDGTIVDERTWEAGKPKWLPTTEDLTFVRSLMHPVYERGKIASWVAPPRQGINGKPFDYEYVYLT, from the coding sequence ATGCCCGAGAAGATCGACTACGACGCCAAGATCCCCAACAACGTCAACCTCTCCGAGGACCGGCGGCTGCAGCGCGCGCTGGAGGGCTGGCAGCCGAAGTTCATGCACTGGTGGGGCGAAATGGGCCCGACGCTGGAGACCCAGGGTGTCTACCTGCGCACCGCGGTCAGCGTCGGCCGTGAGGGCTGGGCGCACTTCGACCACGTCAACGTGCCCGACTACCGCTGGGGCATCTTCCTCGCCGAGCGCGACCCGGACCGGCGGATCGCGTTCGGGGAGCACCAGGGCGAGCCGGTCTGGCAGCAGGTGCCCGGCGAATACCGCGCCGACCTGCAGCGGCTGATCGTCATCCAGGGCGACACCGAACCGGCGTCGGTCGAGCAGCAGAAGCTCCTCGGGCTCACCGCGCCGAGCCTCTACGACCTGCGCAACCTGTTCCAGGTCAACGTCGAAGAGGGCAGGCACCTGTGGGCGATGGTGTACCTGCTGCACGCCTACTTCGGCCGCGAAGGCCGGGACGAGGCCGAAGGGCTGCTGCTGCGCAACTCCGGCAGCCCGGACGCGCCTCGCATCCTCGGCGCGTTCAACGAGGAGACCGCCGACTGGCTGGCCTTCTACATGTTCACCTACTTCACCGACCGGGACGGGAAGTACCAGCTCGGCACGCTCAAGGAGTCCTCCTTCGACCCGCTCTCGCGCACCTGCGAGTTCATGCTGAAGGAGGAGGCGCACCACATGATGGTCGGCACCACCGGGGTCGACCGCGTGGTGATCCGCAGCGCCGAGCTAATCCGCGAGCACGACACGCTCGACATCGGCCCGCACGGCGGCATCCCGCTGGACCTGATCCAGCGGTACATCAACTTCCACTACACCGTTTCGCTGGACCTGTTCGGCAGCGAGACGTCGACGAACGCGGCGAACTACTACACCGCCGGGCTCAAGGGCCGCTGGCAAGAGACCCGCCGCCGCGACGACCACAAGCTCACCGGGGACGCCCGCACGCTGGAGCGGCCCGGCGGCGACGGCACGTGGACGACCGAGGAGATGCAGGCGATCCTGCTGCTCAACCTCGACCTGCGCACCGAGTACGTGGCCGACTGCCAGACCGGCGTCAAGCGCTGGAACAAGATCCTCTCCGACGCCGGGATCGATCACACGTTCCGCCTGCCGCACCCTGGCTTCAACCGCGAAGTCGGCATAAACTCCGGCCACCACGTCACTCCCGACGGCACCATCGTCGACGAGCGGACCTGGGAGGCCGGCAAACCCAAGTGGCTGCCCACCACCGAGGACCTGACGTTCGTCCGGTCGCTGATGCACCCGGTCTACGAGCGGGGGAAGATCGCGAGCTGGGTCGCGCCGCCGCGGCAGGGCATCAACGGGAAGCCCTTCGACTACGAGTACGTGTACCTCACGTAG
- a CDS encoding benzoate-CoA ligase family protein, translating to MATAFNAAEYLLSAGHPDATAVVSPRRSLTYAELAAESRRVAAGLVELGVRPEERVMFCMVDDVELLTGILGAMLAGAVAVPVSTMVTGLELGKVLADSRARVLGVSGEFAEQAATALGFAPEVTDVLLDRSDADGFGVRTHEWSSLGGTFRSGRTWEDSPALWLYTSGTTGQPKGAMHRHASIRAVCETYARTVLATTPSDRFLSVPKLFFAYGLGNSCFFPLAAGGTTVLEPARPTPGLFARRARERQPSLFFAVPTFYAALLASDVPDDSFASVRHAVSAGEPLPASLYERFRARFGLEILDGIGSTEALHIFLSNQPGSVRPGSTGVAVPGYSVQIRDEAGAVVDGPGQPGELFVAGPSTATGYWARYDATKLVFQGEWLRTGDSYVRNEDGTYTCLGRFGDMLKAGGIWVSPSEVEERLRQHPAVAEVAVVAAPDADGLDKPVACVVAAPGFAVDPAELIEFCREGLAAFKRPRGVVELAELPKTATGKIRRNVIREQVRDVLRVVPSP from the coding sequence GTGGCGACAGCGTTCAACGCGGCGGAGTACCTGCTTTCCGCCGGGCACCCGGACGCGACCGCGGTCGTGTCGCCCCGCCGCTCCCTGACCTACGCCGAGCTGGCCGCGGAGTCCCGCCGGGTCGCCGCCGGGCTCGTCGAGCTCGGCGTGCGGCCCGAGGAGCGGGTCATGTTCTGCATGGTCGACGACGTCGAGCTGCTCACCGGCATCCTCGGCGCGATGCTGGCCGGCGCGGTCGCCGTCCCGGTGTCGACCATGGTCACCGGGCTCGAGCTGGGCAAGGTGCTGGCCGACTCGCGGGCGCGCGTGCTCGGCGTGTCCGGGGAGTTCGCCGAGCAGGCCGCCACCGCGCTCGGCTTCGCCCCCGAGGTCACCGACGTGCTGCTCGACCGGTCCGACGCGGACGGGTTCGGCGTCCGGACGCACGAGTGGTCGTCGCTGGGCGGGACGTTCCGAAGTGGACGGACGTGGGAGGACTCGCCCGCGCTGTGGCTGTACACGTCGGGGACGACCGGGCAGCCGAAGGGCGCGATGCACCGGCACGCGAGCATCCGCGCGGTCTGCGAGACCTACGCCCGCACGGTACTGGCGACCACGCCGTCGGACCGGTTCCTGTCCGTGCCGAAGCTCTTCTTCGCCTACGGGCTGGGCAATTCCTGCTTCTTCCCGCTCGCCGCGGGCGGGACGACGGTGCTCGAACCCGCCCGGCCGACTCCCGGACTGTTCGCCCGGCGCGCTCGCGAGAGACAACCCTCGCTCTTCTTCGCGGTACCGACGTTCTACGCGGCGCTGCTCGCCAGCGACGTCCCGGACGACTCGTTCGCCTCGGTGCGGCACGCGGTTTCGGCGGGGGAACCGCTGCCCGCGTCGCTGTACGAACGGTTCCGCGCCCGCTTCGGGCTGGAGATCCTCGACGGCATCGGGTCGACCGAGGCCCTGCACATCTTCCTGTCGAACCAGCCCGGCTCGGTGCGGCCCGGCAGCACCGGCGTCGCCGTACCCGGGTACTCCGTGCAGATCCGCGACGAAGCGGGCGCGGTGGTCGACGGGCCGGGGCAGCCGGGCGAGCTGTTCGTCGCCGGGCCGTCGACGGCGACCGGCTATTGGGCCCGTTACGACGCGACGAAGCTCGTCTTCCAGGGCGAGTGGCTGCGGACCGGCGACAGCTACGTCCGCAACGAGGACGGCACGTACACCTGCCTCGGCCGATTCGGGGACATGCTGAAGGCGGGCGGGATCTGGGTGTCACCGTCCGAAGTGGAGGAACGGCTGCGGCAGCACCCGGCGGTGGCGGAGGTCGCCGTCGTCGCCGCGCCGGACGCCGACGGCCTCGACAAGCCGGTCGCGTGCGTGGTGGCCGCGCCCGGTTTCGCGGTGGACCCGGCGGAGCTGATCGAGTTCTGCCGCGAAGGACTCGCGGCGTTCAAGCGGCCGCGCGGGGTGGTCGAGCTGGCCGAGCTGCCGAAGACGGCGACCGGCAAGATCCGCCGCAACGTGATCCGCGAGCAGGTCCGCGACGTGCTGCGGGTGGTGCCCAGTCCGTGA
- a CDS encoding amidohydrolase family protein, with translation MIDDYFVVDAHVHAPRLPTLKPAWLQWAHDFAGTYPWRSVYSSSGEVIPAAMDELMASEGVDRVLLFCEYSPRATGIQPIEDNLPLVEHNPTRFRLVANVNPYLHHPAVSEVSRQLDLGAVALKIHPVHGAFSPADKELYPVYQLCLERGVPVIFHSGTSSFPGSRASFGNPELLSDVVEDFPSLQFVFAHGGRGWWYDVAAFLALARDNVWLDLAGLPPKKLKEYYQRFDFTRLAGKFVFGTDWPGVPSVAKNVRALMGLGLPDDVLTGVLSGNAVKLMPSLA, from the coding sequence GTGATCGACGACTACTTCGTGGTGGACGCGCACGTCCACGCGCCGCGGCTGCCGACGCTGAAACCCGCGTGGCTGCAGTGGGCGCACGACTTCGCCGGGACGTACCCGTGGCGTTCGGTGTACTCCTCTTCGGGGGAGGTGATCCCGGCGGCGATGGACGAATTGATGGCGTCCGAAGGCGTCGACCGCGTGCTGCTGTTCTGCGAGTACAGCCCGCGGGCGACCGGGATCCAGCCCATCGAGGACAACCTGCCGCTGGTCGAGCACAACCCCACGCGGTTCCGGCTCGTGGCCAACGTCAACCCGTACCTGCACCACCCCGCGGTTTCGGAGGTTTCGCGGCAGCTCGACCTGGGCGCGGTGGCGCTGAAGATCCACCCGGTGCACGGCGCGTTTTCCCCGGCGGACAAGGAGCTGTACCCGGTCTACCAGCTGTGCCTCGAGCGTGGCGTCCCGGTGATCTTCCACTCCGGGACGTCGAGCTTCCCGGGTTCCCGCGCCAGTTTCGGGAATCCGGAACTGCTGTCCGATGTGGTCGAGGACTTCCCTTCGCTGCAGTTCGTCTTCGCCCACGGCGGGCGCGGATGGTGGTACGACGTGGCCGCGTTCCTGGCGCTGGCGCGCGACAACGTCTGGCTCGACCTGGCCGGGCTGCCGCCGAAGAAGCTGAAGGAGTACTACCAGCGCTTCGACTTCACCCGGCTGGCCGGGAAGTTCGTCTTCGGGACGGACTGGCCCGGCGTGCCGTCGGTGGCGAAGAACGTGCGGGCGTTGATGGGTCTCGGCCTGCCGGACGACGTGCTGACCGGGGTGCTCTCGGGCAACGCGGTCAAGCTGATGCCTTCACTCGCCTAG
- a CDS encoding VOC family protein, with amino-acid sequence MLTESTITTMLPVTDSERAGHFYADSLGLKQTGKGEDGTLYFAAGAGSIGLRAMPAGAQSENTALSFEVSDLEGEIKTLENRGVRFQDFEMEGLKTVAHIAELGNERAAWFTDSEGNVLCLHQLVSVQSG; translated from the coding sequence ATGCTGACCGAATCGACGATCACGACGATGCTCCCGGTGACCGACAGCGAACGCGCCGGCCACTTCTACGCGGACTCCCTCGGCTTGAAGCAGACGGGGAAGGGCGAGGACGGAACGCTGTACTTCGCGGCCGGCGCGGGCTCGATCGGCCTCCGTGCGATGCCGGCGGGTGCGCAGAGCGAGAACACGGCGTTGAGCTTCGAAGTTTCCGACCTGGAAGGCGAGATCAAGACCCTCGAGAACCGCGGCGTGCGGTTCCAGGACTTCGAGATGGAAGGCCTCAAGACCGTGGCCCACATCGCGGAGCTGGGCAACGAACGAGCCGCCTGGTTCACCGACTCCGAAGGCAACGTCCTCTGCCTGCACCAGCTCGTGAGTGTTCAGTCGGGTTAG
- a CDS encoding MarR family winged helix-turn-helix transcriptional regulator: MEATDDDEIVTWWGLVIEGYLATQDKLMGEIADRFGLAPASFDILLRLVRSPEHRMPMTKLATEAALSSGGFTKVADRLVAADLICRIPSPDDRRVTFAALTEHGLDVAGKAREAAAEILRRIVLTPLGDDAPALAEAMRTLRAFNTDR; encoded by the coding sequence GTGGAAGCGACCGACGACGACGAGATCGTCACCTGGTGGGGCCTGGTGATCGAGGGCTACCTGGCCACGCAGGACAAGCTGATGGGCGAGATCGCCGACCGGTTCGGGCTCGCGCCCGCGTCGTTCGACATCCTGCTGCGGCTGGTCCGCTCGCCCGAGCACCGGATGCCGATGACGAAGCTGGCGACCGAAGCGGCGCTGTCCAGCGGCGGCTTCACGAAGGTGGCCGATCGGCTGGTGGCGGCGGACCTCATCTGCCGGATCCCGAGCCCGGACGACCGGCGCGTCACCTTTGCGGCTCTCACCGAGCACGGCCTCGATGTGGCGGGCAAGGCGCGTGAGGCGGCGGCGGAAATCCTGCGTCGCATCGTGCTGACTCCGCTCGGTGACGACGCGCCGGCACTCGCGGAAGCGATGCGGACACTGCGCGCGTTCAACACCGACCGTTGA
- a CDS encoding ring-cleaving dioxygenase: MSIKTSGLHHVTAIGGDPQRNADFYLRTLGLRLVKTTVNFDDPGTYHLYYGDSSGKPGSLMTFFPWPDAPSGRHGTGQATTTSFSVPEASIGWWKQHLTAQQIETGEVRNADGEDTLTFRDPDGLKLALVAHPQGDPRDPWDTELVPAEHAVRGLHSVTLSVNQEDATAGMLTDGLGLSFATQDSNRLRFAAGDGGPGALVDVLVTPDAPRGLVAAGTVHHVAWRAPDEETQKVWREELVDQGVHVTSILDRQYFRSIYFREPGGTLLEVATDEPGFAIDEPLLELGRALKLPPWLEPRREEIQHMLPKLNLPAENNPEL, encoded by the coding sequence ATGTCGATCAAGACTTCCGGCCTGCACCACGTGACCGCCATCGGTGGGGATCCGCAGCGCAACGCCGACTTCTACCTGCGGACCCTCGGCCTGCGGCTGGTCAAGACGACGGTCAACTTCGACGACCCGGGCACCTACCACCTCTACTACGGCGACAGCTCGGGCAAGCCCGGCTCGCTGATGACCTTCTTCCCCTGGCCCGACGCGCCGAGCGGCCGGCACGGCACCGGGCAGGCGACGACCACCTCGTTCTCCGTGCCCGAAGCCTCGATCGGCTGGTGGAAGCAGCACCTCACCGCGCAGCAGATCGAAACCGGCGAGGTCCGCAACGCCGACGGCGAGGACACGCTGACCTTCCGCGACCCCGACGGCCTCAAGCTCGCCCTGGTCGCGCACCCGCAGGGTGACCCTCGCGACCCGTGGGACACCGAGCTCGTCCCCGCCGAGCACGCCGTCCGCGGCCTGCATTCGGTGACGCTTTCGGTGAACCAAGAAGACGCCACCGCGGGCATGCTCACCGACGGGCTCGGCCTCAGCTTCGCCACCCAGGACAGCAATCGGTTGCGCTTCGCCGCCGGTGACGGTGGGCCGGGCGCGCTGGTCGACGTCCTCGTGACGCCGGACGCGCCGCGGGGGCTGGTCGCCGCCGGTACCGTTCACCACGTCGCCTGGCGCGCGCCCGACGAAGAGACCCAGAAGGTCTGGCGCGAAGAACTCGTCGACCAGGGCGTGCACGTGACGTCCATTTTGGACCGCCAGTACTTCCGCTCGATCTACTTCCGCGAGCCGGGCGGGACGTTGCTGGAGGTCGCCACCGACGAGCCGGGCTTCGCGATCGACGAGCCGCTGCTCGAGCTCGGCCGGGCGCTCAAGCTGCCGCCGTGGCTGGAGCCGCGTCGCGAAGAGATCCAGCACATGTTGCCCAAGCTGAACCTTCCCGCCGAAAACAACCCGGAGCTGTGA
- a CDS encoding alpha/beta hydrolase has translation MTLRHNYVDGSPDAPVLLLLHGTGGGPDDLLGLARELSPDSAVLAPAGPVSEHGAARWFRRLAEGVFDHEDVVKRANELADFVLEAAQEYGFGGRRVVAVGFSNGANIAAALVLLRPEVVREAALFASMSPVPEPPAHDLGGARVFLANGERDPMAPLASTEELIRLLRERGADVVTQRHPGGHQITVDGVRAAAEWIKI, from the coding sequence ATGACGCTGCGGCACAACTACGTCGATGGCTCGCCGGACGCGCCGGTGCTGCTCCTGCTGCACGGCACCGGCGGCGGGCCGGACGACCTGCTCGGCCTGGCGCGCGAGCTCAGCCCGGACTCCGCCGTGCTGGCCCCGGCCGGCCCGGTGTCGGAGCACGGTGCCGCGCGCTGGTTCCGGCGGCTGGCCGAGGGCGTGTTCGACCACGAAGACGTCGTCAAGCGCGCGAACGAGCTCGCCGATTTCGTGCTCGAAGCCGCGCAAGAGTACGGGTTCGGGGGCCGGCGGGTGGTCGCGGTCGGCTTTTCGAACGGGGCCAACATCGCGGCCGCGCTCGTCCTGCTGCGGCCCGAAGTCGTGCGTGAAGCCGCGTTGTTCGCGTCGATGTCGCCGGTGCCGGAACCCCCGGCGCACGACCTCGGGGGCGCTCGCGTCTTCCTGGCCAACGGCGAACGCGACCCGATGGCGCCGCTGGCGTCCACCGAAGAGCTGATCCGGTTGCTGCGCGAGCGCGGTGCCGACGTCGTCACGCAGCGCCACCCGGGTGGTCACCAGATCACTGTGGACGGTGTCCGGGCCGCGGCCGAGTGGATCAAGATTTAA
- a CDS encoding dipeptidase, translating into MTNEALQRAGKLLDAAILADGHNDLPWELRQHGGPNPVEAAASLDLTVRQPALHTDFPKLADGKLGMQFWSVYVPCEFEGHSAVTAVLEQIEVVHQLAERYPDRLRLVDTADEAEAAFADGRIASLLGAEGGHSIAESLGVLRILRRLGVRYMTLTHNFNTTWADSGTDEPAHGGLTEFGRDVVREMNKIGMMVDLSHVAPSTMRAAMEVSSVPVIFSHSSCLAVNDHPRNIPDDVLAKLPGNGGVAMVTFVPAFISPKVAAWDQELKAAMEAAGREYRNLTQRGEFVKEWDGPVKPKATVDDVVAHVEHAREVAGVDHIGLGGDYDGVGTLPEGLEDTSKYPVLFAALLERGWSEEDCAKLAGKNTLRVLREVDGFAR; encoded by the coding sequence ATGACTAACGAGGCACTACAGCGTGCCGGCAAACTGCTGGACGCGGCCATCCTGGCCGACGGGCACAACGACCTGCCGTGGGAGCTGCGGCAGCACGGCGGCCCGAACCCGGTCGAGGCGGCCGCGTCGCTGGACCTGACCGTCCGGCAGCCGGCCCTGCACACCGACTTCCCGAAGCTCGCCGACGGGAAGCTCGGCATGCAGTTCTGGTCGGTCTACGTGCCGTGTGAGTTCGAAGGCCACAGCGCCGTCACCGCCGTTCTCGAGCAGATCGAGGTCGTCCACCAGCTCGCCGAGCGCTACCCCGACCGGCTCCGGCTGGTCGACACCGCGGACGAGGCCGAGGCCGCGTTCGCCGACGGCCGGATCGCGTCGCTGCTCGGCGCCGAGGGCGGGCACAGCATCGCCGAGTCGCTCGGCGTGCTGCGGATCCTGCGCCGACTCGGCGTCCGGTACATGACGCTGACGCACAACTTCAACACCACGTGGGCCGACTCGGGCACCGACGAGCCGGCCCACGGCGGGCTCACCGAGTTCGGCCGCGACGTCGTGCGCGAGATGAACAAGATCGGGATGATGGTCGACCTCTCCCACGTCGCGCCGTCGACGATGCGGGCGGCGATGGAGGTCAGCTCGGTCCCGGTGATCTTCAGCCATTCTTCGTGCCTCGCCGTCAACGACCACCCGCGCAACATCCCCGACGACGTCCTGGCGAAGCTGCCCGGCAACGGCGGCGTCGCGATGGTCACCTTCGTGCCGGCGTTCATCTCGCCGAAGGTCGCCGCGTGGGACCAGGAGCTCAAGGCCGCCATGGAAGCCGCGGGCCGGGAGTACCGGAACCTCACCCAGCGCGGGGAGTTCGTGAAGGAGTGGGACGGCCCGGTCAAGCCGAAGGCCACCGTCGACGACGTCGTCGCGCACGTCGAGCACGCCCGCGAGGTGGCCGGCGTCGACCACATCGGCCTCGGCGGCGACTACGACGGCGTCGGCACGTTGCCGGAGGGGCTGGAGGACACGTCCAAGTACCCGGTGTTGTTCGCCGCGCTGCTCGAACGCGGGTGGAGTGAGGAAGACTGCGCGAAGCTGGCCGGGAAGAACACGCTCCGCGTCCTCCGGGAGGTCGACGGCTTCGCCCGTTAG
- a CDS encoding LapA family protein, translating to MTHARGGAADRPTGPAHHDLPGTEVPEGALEPAELRAGDVRPGEEEVTPVRPAPSRPTPAKIKRTRVSGTWVAVIAGLVVLVVLLIFILQNLDSVTVHFFGGEGSLPLAIAMLFSAIGGAALVALIGGARILQLRKQARRR from the coding sequence ATGACGCACGCGCGCGGGGGCGCGGCCGACCGCCCCACCGGTCCCGCACACCACGACCTGCCCGGAACCGAGGTGCCGGAAGGCGCACTGGAGCCGGCCGAGCTGCGAGCCGGTGACGTCCGGCCGGGCGAGGAGGAGGTCACGCCGGTGCGCCCGGCGCCGTCCAGGCCCACGCCGGCGAAGATCAAGCGGACCCGGGTCAGCGGCACCTGGGTCGCGGTCATCGCGGGCCTGGTCGTGCTGGTCGTGCTGCTGATCTTCATCCTGCAGAACCTGGACTCGGTGACCGTGCACTTCTTCGGTGGTGAGGGCAGCCTGCCGCTGGCCATCGCGATGCTGTTCTCGGCCATCGGCGGCGCGGCGCTGGTCGCGCTGATCGGCGGCGCCCGGATCCTGCAGCTGCGGAAGCAGGCACGGCGCCGCTGA
- a CDS encoding maleylpyruvate isomerase family mycothiol-dependent enzyme: MSPTRWGPPIDVLPYFSKEEQALMTLLGALTEEDWTRPTMCAGWTVKDVATHLLGDKVGRLSRSRDGHSAEAPRPGESFPRFLDRINEEWVVACRRLSTDVLLTMMYEFMGQTTEYWAKLDLDVLGEPVSWAGPEPAPRWLDAARDYSEFWVHHVQIREALEHTPLEAEYAEPIADTFVRALPHTLRDVDARVGKQVGYTVTGAGKWHARRERDGWALGRGAPPSRTPLATVTTDLDTFWRLCTRNAADVTRVRTTGDENVCAQVLTMTSIIA; encoded by the coding sequence ATGAGTCCGACGCGCTGGGGCCCGCCGATCGACGTCCTCCCGTACTTCTCCAAGGAAGAGCAAGCGCTGATGACGCTGCTCGGCGCACTGACCGAGGAAGACTGGACGCGGCCGACGATGTGCGCCGGCTGGACGGTCAAGGACGTCGCCACCCACCTGCTGGGCGACAAGGTGGGCCGGCTGTCCCGAAGCCGCGACGGGCACTCCGCCGAAGCCCCCCGCCCGGGTGAGTCCTTCCCCCGCTTCCTCGACCGGATCAACGAAGAGTGGGTCGTCGCGTGCCGCCGGCTCTCGACCGACGTCCTGCTCACGATGATGTACGAGTTCATGGGCCAGACGACCGAGTACTGGGCGAAGCTGGACCTCGACGTCCTCGGCGAGCCGGTGAGCTGGGCCGGTCCCGAGCCCGCGCCGCGCTGGCTGGACGCGGCCCGCGACTACTCGGAGTTCTGGGTCCACCACGTCCAGATCCGCGAAGCGCTCGAGCACACGCCGCTGGAAGCGGAGTACGCCGAGCCGATCGCCGACACGTTCGTCCGCGCATTGCCGCACACCCTGCGTGACGTCGATGCCCGCGTCGGCAAGCAGGTCGGCTACACGGTCACCGGCGCCGGCAAGTGGCACGCCCGCCGTGAGCGCGACGGCTGGGCCCTGGGCCGCGGCGCGCCGCCGTCACGCACCCCGCTGGCCACCGTGACGACGGACCTGGACACGTTCTGGCGGCTCTGCACCCGCAACGCGGCCGACGTCACCCGCGTCCGCACCACCGGCGACGAAAACGTTTGCGCGCAGGTACTGACGATGACCTCGATCATCGCCTGA
- a CDS encoding Abi-alpha family protein, translated as MNAERPNGRGTGDEVADLARRAGQLAGWAARTGFALGRKLPGVETAERGVRQVERQLLTELRRRLDEVDDPYHAALTAASAMNRPSVPGTVEATVTIVPARDNAAEPLRAAMAELLNHSIGFGRERAREYFYAIILRQLTPDEARILSALSDGSPFPAVDVVERTGLGGTGRIALRNASTVGKAAGVSLPDQVPGYVTRLIGLGLVDLDEEVPSLETQYEILLTDETVREAEKHVRRAKFVRRTIHISRLGAQFWQACDPSLG; from the coding sequence GTGAACGCAGAGCGACCGAACGGCCGGGGCACCGGCGACGAGGTGGCCGACCTCGCCCGCCGCGCCGGTCAGCTGGCGGGCTGGGCCGCGCGCACCGGGTTCGCGCTGGGCCGCAAGCTCCCCGGCGTCGAGACCGCCGAACGCGGGGTCCGGCAGGTGGAACGGCAGCTGCTGACCGAACTGCGCCGCCGGCTCGACGAGGTCGACGACCCCTACCACGCGGCGCTGACCGCGGCGTCGGCGATGAACCGCCCGTCGGTGCCCGGGACGGTCGAAGCCACCGTGACGATCGTGCCCGCGCGCGACAACGCCGCCGAGCCGCTGCGCGCCGCGATGGCCGAGCTGCTCAACCACTCCATCGGCTTCGGCCGCGAGCGCGCCCGCGAATACTTCTACGCGATCATCCTGCGCCAGCTCACCCCGGACGAGGCCCGCATCCTGTCCGCGCTGTCCGACGGCTCGCCGTTCCCCGCGGTCGACGTCGTCGAGCGCACCGGGCTGGGCGGCACGGGCCGCATCGCGCTGCGCAACGCGTCGACGGTCGGCAAGGCGGCCGGGGTGTCGCTGCCCGACCAGGTCCCCGGCTACGTGACGCGGCTGATCGGGCTGGGGCTCGTCGACCTCGACGAAGAGGTGCCGTCGCTGGAGACGCAGTACGAGATCCTGCTGACCGACGAGACCGTGCGCGAGGCGGAGAAGCACGTCAGGCGCGCGAAGTTCGTCCGGCGCACCATCCACATCTCCCGCCTGGGCGCCCAGTTCTGGCAAGCCTGCGACCCGAGTCTCGGGTAG
- a CDS encoding DUF445 domain-containing protein has product MGAFLSGIVADFAQHWPLYVSIPLVAALIGYGTKLVAIRMMFQPVEFIGVRPFLGWQGIVPKRAARMASIACDTMTEQLIKPAEVVARLDASRIAKEIEKPLLAGVEDIVREVASHYQPGLWESLPVRVQRLVIERVQHESPRMVAAVLDLIKSDVDSVFDLKGMVVTSLVKDKRLLNRIFQEAGAKEFKFIARSGLVFGGAIGVIQMVAWVLFKFPPIMPIFGLFTGWFTDWLALRMIFYPIEPKRYFGVQWQGLFLKRREEVAEAYGSLIAKEIITPHNVIEAILHGPLSDRVLALIQRQLDRELGSVAKPLLVFAVGSRKYQDVKLAIAEQIMSRLPETMRYIEDYATDAMDIRNVLVSKMKQLSPREFERLLRPAFEQDEWILIATGAVLGFAVGEAQVLVLEHLAA; this is encoded by the coding sequence GTGGGGGCCTTCCTCAGCGGCATCGTCGCCGACTTCGCACAGCACTGGCCCCTCTACGTCTCGATCCCCCTCGTCGCCGCGCTGATCGGCTACGGCACCAAGCTCGTCGCGATCCGGATGATGTTCCAGCCGGTGGAGTTCATCGGCGTGAGGCCGTTCCTCGGCTGGCAGGGCATCGTGCCCAAGCGCGCCGCGCGGATGGCGAGCATCGCCTGCGACACGATGACCGAGCAGCTGATCAAGCCGGCCGAAGTCGTCGCGCGGCTGGACGCCTCGCGCATCGCCAAGGAAATCGAGAAACCGCTGCTCGCGGGTGTCGAGGACATCGTGCGCGAAGTGGCGAGCCACTACCAGCCGGGCCTGTGGGAGTCGCTGCCGGTCCGCGTGCAGCGCCTGGTGATCGAGCGCGTCCAGCACGAGTCGCCGCGGATGGTCGCGGCGGTGCTCGACCTGATCAAGTCCGATGTGGACAGTGTGTTCGACCTCAAGGGCATGGTGGTCACCAGCCTGGTCAAGGACAAGCGCCTGCTCAACCGGATCTTCCAGGAGGCGGGCGCGAAGGAGTTCAAGTTCATCGCGCGCTCGGGCCTGGTGTTCGGCGGCGCGATCGGCGTCATCCAGATGGTGGCGTGGGTGCTGTTCAAGTTCCCGCCGATCATGCCGATCTTCGGCCTGTTCACCGGCTGGTTCACGGACTGGCTGGCGCTGCGGATGATCTTCTACCCGATCGAGCCGAAGCGGTACTTCGGCGTCCAGTGGCAAGGCCTGTTCCTGAAACGGCGGGAGGAGGTCGCGGAGGCGTACGGGTCGTTGATCGCGAAGGAGATCATCACCCCGCACAACGTCATCGAGGCCATCCTGCACGGCCCGCTGTCGGACCGGGTGCTGGCGCTGATCCAGCGCCAGCTGGACCGCGAGCTGGGGAGCGTCGCGAAGCCGCTGCTGGTGTTCGCGGTGGGTTCGCGCAAGTACCAGGACGTCAAGCTGGCGATCGCGGAGCAGATCATGTCGCGCCTGCCGGAGACGATGCGGTACATCGAGGACTACGCGACGGACGCGATGGACATCCGCAACGTCCTGGTGTCGAAGATGAAGCAGCTGTCCCCGAGGGAGTTCGAGCGCCTGCTGCGACCGGCGTTCGAGCAGGACGAGTGGATCCTGATCGCGACGGGCGCGGTGCTCGGCTTCGCGGTCGGTGAGGCCCAGGTCCTGGTGCTGGAACACTTGGCCGCCTGA